The window CTTTAAGGTTTCCTCATTTGGAATTCTTACGGCAAATGGCAATCCGCGATGAAATGCGATCTCACGCAAATAAAGATCGATAGCGCCCGACATTGAGATATTCAATGCTTTCAAAACCGATTCGGCGTTAGCCTTGACTTCTTTGGATACTCTTACGTTAATAGTTGCGTCATTCATAA of the Candidatus Marinimicrobia bacterium CG08_land_8_20_14_0_20_45_22 genome contains:
- a CDS encoding type II toxin-antitoxin system antitoxin, RelB/DinJ family — encoded protein: MIMNDATINVRVSKEVKANAESVLKALNISMSGAIDLYLREIAFHRGLPFAVRIPNEETLKAMREVEQGADLEGYSDPDEMFQALGISQFAK